Sequence from the Erythrolamprus reginae isolate rEryReg1 chromosome Z, rEryReg1.hap1, whole genome shotgun sequence genome:
TCTTATCTTTATATTCTTTTACACTTACTGTTTCAGGATTCCTCATCAGAATAGACACATTATGTTCTgcgaggctctctggtaggagcctcccgaaaattcaagggtacaaatttcagacacacacacatttgaaaattcgaaacaatgttctttatcacaaaattcaaaataaactaagcactctttttgtattgcaaagagcactggtcccaaaacaaccgggtagtctgtacaatttcccttaagcattAAGTACTtacctagcagctgtgaagaaacttcacactccttcttcttccaacaaagtgagacacacacacagagacacacacatacacacacatgttgctctgctttggtttcaaaggcgtgaaaaatcaacaaacaaactccagaaaacagcaacacacgattcctgaagaactgtgatcagatactctttcacaacagccaaacccacacgctgctatttatagcagcagccctaattacagcagccccaccaaaccacaagtggcctcattttctcttgtaataatccttcagttgttgtctcctatgcatcactctacgcatgcgtggatgtgtcattaattcctgttcagaatccaaggatgatacagatgattcatctcctcctgggctgtctgccaaactccccttttccctgtcactcatgcttccttggtcagaggaggcttcatcggcagattctatcgggagcaaaacaggcctgcgacatgtggatgtctcccccacatccacctgcacattccttggggaaggaactgggccagagctaaccacaacacattaatTACAAGATCAATAGTTGTCTAGGAATCTAGCTTGAGACAACCCATCCTAGTTGCCTCCAAATATTTGGCCTAAACTCTTTTACCCACAACCAGTATCTCGAAGGGGCAAAGCTGGAGAAAGTTATTTAATGCCAAGATACTCTATATAAGCCTGTCTAACAGAAGACAATCCCAGACAGTATAATTTAGAGAACATTGTTCTTAGAATGTATGTACAGAGAATccaattttatttctatatttacttcttataGAAGCAAGGATCATAATTTCTACCTTAGAATTGTAGCTTTAAAAAAGTACTAGCTATTAATTCatcaaatgactgtaaaatacaTTTATATTCATGGCAGTTGAGAAATTGTATCTTTcctaataaatatttatgttctTGACAAAAAAAGCTAAAGTAATTGTTTCTTGACTTCCGTTCAGTTACCCAATTATCCTTCATTTATGAGGAAATTATTGTAGTTGCTATTTCCAGTGATGTGTGTTCCCCAAATTTTCAATGCCCAAGGATTTAAACCTAATATTTTTTGAAAGCAAATTAATAGATAGATACCTGTGGCTCCAGTTGACCTTAAATAACccttaaaatagttaaaatacaatGGGTTAAAATATTGCTTAGGTCGACATGGTTCAGATTAAAAAGTGTTGTACAGTATAACAATTTGGTGCACAAATTTCCCCTATTGCAACAGCCCAACTGATGTTTCCCCTCCTGTGTTAGTCACTCATTCTTCAAAGAAGGGCTGAGGtacacacgcaaacacacacacacgcacacacatggtATAATAACCAGATAGAAAGAATGCTGATGTTTTTGAATTTGGTGTTGGGGCTCAGTCTTGAGAATATCATGGAgatccaagaaaacaaacaaacaacttagAATTGTCTGTTTGGTCAACTCATAAACTCTTGACACAAATAATTCAATGATCCTACTCCAGACACAATATGCTGTCTGGAAAAAACTTTAATGTTAAGAAAAATGGAGGGTAATTGAACAGAATGACCCAGAGAAGGTAGATGGATACACCCTTGTAAGATGTGAAGCTTAGTCACAGATCATCATGGAGAACCCAAAGCACACAATCTCCTTCAGCTTTCAAAATATCAGTTTGGTTCCAGCCTCTTGGTCCAGGGAATACTCGCATTCACAGGATCCAGAAGATACagcggtacctcatcttacgaacgcctcttctaaggaacttttcgagatacgaacccggtgtttaagatttttttgcctcttcttccgaactattttcaccttacgaacccaagcctctgctgctgggatgaaggggtttctttttttccccttttttgaagaaagaaaagggaggggcggcttggagggggaaagagtttgcatttaaaaaagtaggagaacagcgtgcttgcacaggcactgaaagggtgtcttttgaagaaagaaaagggaggcgcgctccccttgcctttcttccttcccactcaccctttagcctagccttgcttcttccacccgccccctttagctgctcctccctgccctctgttcgcctcccttctaaagtttgggattttcctgaagggtttgcaggcattatttgcttttacattgattcctatgggaaacattgtttcgtcttacgaacttttcaccttatgaacctcctcctggaaccaattaagttggtatcatgaggtaccactgtacttgaataaCATTCCAAGAAGAGTTAGAGAAAGGAAGCAAAATATATCCCACTGCTATAGCTACAGTGGGTTTTTAAAGACAAACTAACCCTGGAAGACACACCTTCGTTATCTCAAAAGTATAGAATACAAATGCTATTCCTTTCCATGTCAGTTTGTTCtcgaaaataattattttttaaacccTTAGAAACAAAGCTGGATTGTGCAACCAGCTCCTGACAAAGTAATACcagtaattaaaataaaagacTTTCTTTGCTAGATCCTTATACATTTGTCCCATTTATTGCATGGATAACAATACATTAATCTGATAGCCAAGGCGTAATATTGATTTCTTGGGCCTGTTGCTCTCCAAATATGTTGAAATTACAGTTCCTGGATTTTCAAGCCGGCATGACTTGAACCTTGTTCACTGGGAATTCTGCAGGCACAAGAAACGAGGAAGATGGTAACCTTATCACAAAGGCTCTGATATGACCTTGTTCTCCAATTCACAAATCCCCAAAGGCTTCTTTTATTCATTCAAGGATAAGATAGTATTACATGTTCTTGACTGAAATAGTAATATCTTGTTTCTAAGCCTTGAACACTATAAAAAGGAAGCCAGGGAGTCATTTAGTAATTTAGAAGAATAACAGTATCTTTGCAGACCCAAGAGTTGAAATTCGGGTATCATGTATTTTAATCCAAACAGGACTCAGTAAAGTAGTTACTCTTGCCTGGCTACTTCTAAAATTGAGGACCTAATTAGTCATGCATTTTGTTAAAGTCCAGCTAAACACAAGTTATGTTTTAGGGATTATTTCACCCTGGTTCTCATTCCTGCACGAGACAGTTATAAGGCCCTGGAGTTGTGATTATGAGGGGTCAAGGCCAAAATTATTCAGTTACAACTAGTTAACTGAAGCCACCCATCTCTGCACTTCTCAGGAGAACAAGGAAATAAGCTCCACGGATAAGTCCTAAACATCTCTGAAGTAGTAGGCATGAGTCAagatggcgcagtgggtagagtgcagtactgcaggccactaaagctgactgctagatctgcaggtcagcagttcaaatctcattataagctcaaggttgactcagccttccatccttccaagatgggtaaaaggaggacccggattatgggggcaatatgctggctctgttaaaatgcgctattgctaacatgttgtaagccgccctgagtctaataagaagggcggcattaaaaaaatttgaattaattaattaattaatgtatgtgtgtgtgtgtgtgtgtgtgtgtcacattttttttgctgaatttgaaaattaagggagactaggatagatctatttcggccttattttggcctcatcagctagccatacccactgggacttgaacctacaacctttgccttgtaaggcagagaattattctctaggctacagtatccaattccttcagctctgcaccatatatatatatatccagaggtgggctgctaaagtggaatggtgatgtgtacttgctcccatggctctgagtgctagcggagtccagcgcaattatgctactgcacctgggcagataGAGAAACCACGTGCAGACACGCAGGTGTGCCTCAGGCTGTTGCAGTAGTATAATTGCcatggactccgctagcactcagagccatgggggcgagcacatgtcactgttccaccttagcagcccacctctgggcacATCCTATCCCAATCCTAAGGGAGCGATTCCAGAAAGAAGCTTTGGGTTTTGTAGCAAAGTGATTTTCTTGTCTGATGATATTATGATGTCCATGTgcagcctctatgttggttggggcaggcaggattcccttgagtaccatttgttgggggtcaggggaaagggagggtcttgccttctctttctgctcaagatccccaaggacaattggtgggccactatgtgacactgaatgctggactcgatgggttttggcctgattcagcatggctcttcttatgttcttatgatttgTCCGTAATATCgagtagtttattttatttatttattttgtcaagtacatattggtagtacacaaagatataacaatgtttatatacatgatactagtaagagaatcAAGAATCaagctctagaccagtgtttcccaaccttggcaacttgaagatatttggacttcaactcccagaatcccccagccagcgaatgctggctggggaattctgggagttgaagtccaaatatcttcaagttgccaaggttgggaaacactgctctagactattgTGTGTAGAATGTTCTCAATGGCAGTAATTTTCCGAGATGTAGCTGGTGTTTTGCATACACATGAAAAGATGATGATATATGTAGTAATTTAAGTACAGTACAAAGAATATAACCCGTAACCTGAGGAGAAATAGGAAGTGCCAAGGCCATGTATTTTAAGCTTCAGATGTTGCTGTCATCTATGTTACTGTTCTTTCATTTTTGTTGTGGAATGTATGCAACTTTACACCATTTTTCTTTTGTTActtagcaattttatttttaaaaattaatattttcctGTTGACTAGTTATTTTAGTGGAAACAAAGATCAAGACCTCTTTCATCTCACGTACGTCATCCACCTTGTACTTTAGCCAATTTTCTAAGCTGATTTTTTGGGGGACTACTAATTTGAACAATTCATATTAATTTCATAATGCCAACACAAATGTAGTTGATTTTCTTATTTATCGAATTAGTATGCACTTCCCTTTGCAGAATTTTTTGGAAGCAATCAGAAGATCCATACCTTTCCAACAGCATGTTAGGTTCTCAGATTCAAAACTGAGCTAATTTTGTAGCAAAAACAGGagacatttatattaatatttagtaGTATTTTTTATTTGGTATGTGGCTATATCTAAGTGGACTACAAAattgatatctatctatccatccatccatccatccatcaatcaatcatctatcgaTCGATTTTGCCCACTAAAGGGACCCACGTATCTTGGTCCATCCCATCAGTTCAGCTGTGTGAAAACAAGGAATTTTTTCCAGAGAACATGACACCATCCAGTACATCCTGCttaattattgtttatttatctttttttcatgggaaaagaaaattaaataaataacattgttgGGGAAGGGAAAACAGGAAATATTTTGATTATTACAtagcttctttgttttctccctttTGTGCATGTGTAAAGGTTTTCAGTGAGCATTCTGATTTCTCAAGATCTTCTTTGTGCGCAGCTCTTTGTAAACTACCAGCATCCCATTAGAGGAGTCCAACTGCATACTGGGAATGTAGAGAAGAGGTACTAAGTTTGAAAAGCTCAAGGCATAAGGCTGCTTATCAATGGAGAAAGAGAGCGTGTACATTCTTCTCATCCTGTGTTTCCTCGATACTTGGTCACAGTAGCAGGTCAGTTCTCGTCTGGACATTTGGTGACCAGCGCCCCTTCTGTTTGATGGTACACAATGGCAGCACAATCTCTTTCTTCCAATGAAGGCGTTTTGGCTTTTATTGGTAAGGAAACAGAAGACGGAACCTCTTGAAAATCAAGGGAAGAATTTTGTTACAAAGTAGGTAggacttgcaaaaaaaaaacaaaaccccacacTTGTCCACCCACAAAAAGCTCTGCCTTGAAAAACTAGACCATAAAGCTCTTGAGGAGGCAAGCTCTCAGTAAAGGGCACTTGAGAGTATGGCAGGTTGATGCAATCTCTACCTCTTACCCTCATGGGCCAGAGCAGAGTGTAAGATGGTCTAGTAACCTGGCAGGGCAGAATTCCCTCAAGTACAAACCAGGTAGGCACATGAGGAATACAGGTGGACCTCCAGGTCATAATGGCAGTTCTGAATGATATGCCACATAGATGGTTTCATTGCCCACTGCTCCATCTCCAATATTAAGAACCCCAATATCCAGATTAAATAAAAACAGTCTCCAAGCAAACTTCCCTAAAGTTCTCCATATTTGTTTGCTTCTTCCGGTATTTAGGGAACTCTTAACTAATGGCAccacctttatatatatatatatatctctcatTGATATTGATACACAAAGGTGGGCAAAGTTGGGTAGCAGGAGACATcggatttgtttacattttctATTGACATTACGTTTTAGTTGGAGCCAGTCCAAGTGTTACTTCTTGATAATTTTGTTTCCTTTAAAAAGAACCTATTTATGCGAGTAGCACAATGCAGGGATCTCAACTATGTCAATTCTGATCACATTTCATATAATTGGAGTTATGGAAGGTGTCACAGCTGAGATGTGAGAATATCTGGCTTACATTCATGACGATAGGTAGGAAGAATAGACAGGCATCAAGCACTAGCCATACTGATAGTGGCCCTATTTGAACAATGCTGACCACAGAGGGTGAATTGACAGACAGGCATCAAGCACTAGCCATACTGATAGTGGCCCTattttaacaatgctgaccacaGAGGGTGAATTGTATTAGAGTTCCAGTATGAGCCACAGTCCAGACAGGCACCATGTAAGACTGTATTTCTTAATATCCCCAATCCTGCTACATATTGAGACTGCTGGGGGTTGTATCTGACACATCTTGAAAATGCTGGCTTGAGGAAAGCTgttataaaaactttttttttttaaatcattgctCAAGTGTTGGATTCTTATTCACACAAGGAGGCCCATTTCTAGGAGGGAAGAAATAACAAAACGCAAGATGTGAATGGCTCCCCACCTCCCCTCCTTTGTTTCACAGGTTTATATTTCTGTTGCTGACAAATGGAAAGAAAGCAATGCTCTTTTGGAATCCAGTTAAGTTATTCTCATATTTGATTCTAgaactgtttttgttttgttttttgttttttaaaaaaaggtattgaAGAACATAACcctcattattctattctataccttaCATATATTGTAGATGTATCTTCCAGTTCATGTTTGACTACTTATCCAAAGTATTTATATAAGTGATCCATAAGTCCATATTCATGAGCAGGTGAAGCATTCCAGCAAAATGGATATCCAGCTATTGCTACAGGTTATATTTAAAAATTGACCCATTTTAAAAACTACTGACATGTGTTTGAATTTCCACTTTTAAGTCCATAAAATTTAGCCAAAGAAAGTGTGCAGTGTTCCCcttgagagaaggagaaaaaaaaaataagacaactGCTATACATTTCTTGGTCGTGTGACATAAGTTGCTTATAGGTGCCCAGCTAAATAATGTTGGCTATTGGTTTGATGATTTCTGTGTAATAATCATTAGTTTTCTAAGTTATTTCATCAGAATGAACAAAGCTCTCAACTGTTAGGTTTTTTTGAAGTCCTCCCTTACGGGTGTCGTGATGCAACCATTTTTAACGAGAAAGAAAATGAGTGAAAAGCATAATCTCCTCTTGATTAAGTGAAGTCAAGGCAGATTCTATTTTCTTACAACCCAGGCCGGCAGACAAGGTTCTTACCTAGCACAAGGCTTCACCAAGCCATGTGCTGGGCAAAGAAGTTCTGAAACAGCTGAAACCATGTGCTGCCTCTTCGCCTACACACAAAACAGTTGTGTACAGAACTTCAAAGCTAGCTGACCTGGTTGCAGAATCAGATACTGTACCTTGTCTGCAGCTCCTTCTGTTCCTGATATTCTCTCAACCAAGTTGATTATGAATGTTTTCTCTGTGCCCTTTCCTGAATTTTTGCTGCATCACTTTTCATTTCTAAATAGGCCCCATAAAGAATCTTACAAGAGCAGTAAAAATGGCAAGAGTGACTTAAAATATTCTTtgacctttctttttctccctccctctatacTTAATATACTAAGATTCCTGCaaataagaatttttaaaaaacatattgatATGGAGCATTGGAGAGGAAACTCAAAGTGGTTTTCAACTTCTGTGTTCAAGGAATAGGATCAGTATTTGAATTTGGGATTATTTGCACATGAATAACAGtacttgattattattattaataataataataaatattattaatatttaattcttattaatattatattattaataatgatcataattattacaataataataataaatattattaatatttaattcttattaatattatattattaataatgatcatgacaattattattacaataataataataataataataataattactattgttgttgttattctgccTTCCCAAAACTTAGATTACTACCACTGTGTAGGAcagctcctaaaaacccaacaCAATTAATGGGAACCAGGTTGGGCAAGCTCTTGACTCCAGTAAGTTAGGGTTGCAGCAAAATCCTTGGGACAACAAGAGAAAACAACAGAATCATCTCATTCCCAATTCTTGGCATTTCTAGAACATTATATGTTGGGAACTTCCTCCACGGAATAATACAAGTTGAGAGCTGGGAGGTTTTGCAAAGTCTGGGTGTGACAGTGCCTCCATTAGCAGCACTGAGAAATAACTGATACATAACATGGCACTATTCCATACATTGAATTGTGCCAGTGAATTCAACCATGGCTATGATTTATGATtacttgtgggttttttttcattgctcaggAATGAAAGTAAGAGAGGCCTTTTATATAAGCAAGGCCTTACCTCCTTGAGTCTTTTAAAAATTTCATTCTTTGTTTAATAACAGTCTTTTCAGCCATTGTGCATTCAAGCATCTAGCAGACACGATCCACCGGAAGTAGATGTAAAACCTATCTACTCCAATGGACAATAATTTCCTGGGGGTTTGTGAGGGTGAAAGGATTATTAATTTTGGTCACACTACAGTGCTAATTGTAGATGACTCTTCTGACTTCTTCTGCTTGCTGGGCAAGGACTTGAGATACTCTAAGTGTCGTCGGGCATCCTCTTGATTCTGCCGGACATAGTAGATTAAATATGAGATCACCATGGCGAACCAGCCGAACATGGTGACCAGCATGGCGATGTCTGTGGTCTTTTTATAGATGTTGCAGAAATCTATGTCTCCAATCAACTGCAGAAAAGGCTTGCCAATGTGCTCCTTCCGCGCAGAGGCATCGCACGCAATCCCATCAGAGGTACCAGCAACCAGCTCTACTCTTTCAACGAGCTGTTGGAGTGTGCAGTCGCAGAGCCAAGGATTGTTGGATAAGTTGACTTTGGCTTTTAGTGCACTGAAGACATCTCTGTTGATCGACACCAGCTTGTTAGAAGACAAGTCCAGTGAATGCAGGTTCTCTGACAAGCCCCTAAAGGCTCCAACTTCTATGCGACTTATGACATTGTGGGACAAGTCTAGTTCTACTAGGAGTGGCAAATGTTGGAAGGCGtcattgggaaggaaggaaatctggTTAAAATCCAAGTATAACTTGTTGGTATCATTGGGTATATCTTTTGGGATAACTGTAAGTTGAGCTTTACTGCAGCGAAAGGTTTTGAAGCCATCTTCGGTGGAGGGGTAACACCCCTTGGGAAACGTGGTGGCTGAGTGGAAACAAAAGGCCATCAAAACAAAACTCTGGAGGAGCAACCACATGGCAACTGAGTGGTAGAGGAACCAGTCCAGAAAAGGCATATTGGGGCACCAGGTGACTGTGTATCCACTCTGTCATCTGTTCCTTCCAGTGCTTTCTCTGTTTCTTAGGAAGTCTTGGAGATTGTGACTTAGGGAGTGCTATCTGTGGAAGACAGAACAGGCGGGGGAAAGCTAGGCATGAACCAACACTTTAGAATTTCCACTATCCAAACAAAAGGTACGTGGTCTAGGTATATTTTCTATAATTAACGCAGAATTGATTCACATTGGACAAAACTGAAGTGCGAGAGTGTATCCCATCAACCGGAATGAATCTCATTACATTCACATAAAGACTAAGTCACCTTCCATAATTAATTGGGGTAGTTGGAGCTGTGATCAAGGTTTACCCAAAATTGAACTTGTTATGTGAAACCATTTTCTATTAACTACAATTTCAAATATGGGTTCACATTCTAAATTCTGCTAACCAGGGAGAGTGGAGTGGCTGTGCCTACTTTGAGAGACACATGGAGTTTTAGGCAAGCTTAGGACCTTGATGGGACTAAGGTCTTGTGGGACAGGACCAAGATAGTAAAGAGCACTGTCCCATTCATTGAATAAGATGACTTAGTTTAATGTGCACACAGTTAGTAAGATGATTAAAATATATCTCTAGGTACATGGGAGCCACCTCCGTGTACTTAGGTTAATTTgcagacaatttatttattatttatttattaattggcatgcagatccaattaataaataaataataaataaattcatctgtCTGTTACACTTCTCCAGCAAAATGCTCCCAGATattagctatttttttaaaaaatatacccaATGAACACTTTCCAACTTAActtggtcagcggttcaaatctcatcatcggctcaaggttgactcagacttccatccttctgaggtgggtaaaatgaggacccagattgtgggggcaatatactggctctgttaaaaaagtgctattgctaacatgttgtaacccaccctgagtcttaggagaagggcggcataaaaaatcgaagaaataataataacttgaGAATCCCATATACATATTAAGAGGGCCTCCTTCCATATTTTGCCCATTGTGGTTCACTGGATGATTTTTGGACccatcactttctctcagcccaacctacctcacaggattgttgttgtggggaataaCAAAGGAAAGAACACAATGGATGCCAATTCCTGTTCAAAAGATGGGAGATGATAGAGGGAGGAAGTGAgggaggtagatgatagatacacagatagatagaGGCAAGGCTATAATTCTATTCACAATGCCATAATGTGAAAAGCAAGTTTCCGGCAAGATTACCAACTCCTAAATGCCACACCGGAGTATTGAATTCCACCACCTAGCAGATGGATAAACCCTGTCCTGGTTGCAGGTGAAACCTACATCAGCTCAGGTGACTAGACCAGGAATTGAGAACATTATGTGAATCAGCCATCAACTCTTTGTTCAGGCTACAGGGATCTCAATTGTTTTTTGACAGGAGAATTAGCTGGCTTGAAGAAAGCATAGTGCAGGCAGCCTGTTAGAACAGCCAAAGATTAGCACAATGTAGCTACAACATAAATCCATTACGGTAACGACCAGGATGTAAAGTATTTCACATTCACTGTAGAGATTTTCTCTATAATATCCAGAACATATTTTGTTG
This genomic interval carries:
- the LRRC3C gene encoding leucine-rich repeat-containing protein 3C: MPFLDWFLYHSVAMWLLLQSFVLMAFCFHSATTFPKGCYPSTEDGFKTFRCSKAQLTVIPKDIPNDTNKLYLDFNQISFLPNDAFQHLPLLVELDLSHNVISRIEVGAFRGLSENLHSLDLSSNKLVSINRDVFSALKAKVNLSNNPWLCDCTLQQLVERVELVAGTSDGIACDASARKEHIGKPFLQLIGDIDFCNIYKKTTDIAMLVTMFGWFAMVISYLIYYVRQNQEDARRHLEYLKSLPSKQKKSEESSTISTVV